In a single window of the Pseudodesulfovibrio profundus genome:
- the purU gene encoding formyltetrahydrofolate deformylase — protein sequence MTESKESTVRLLITCPDQPGIVASVSRFLHRKGANIIHSDQHSTDPEGGRFFMRNEFYLPGLDLEGLDGLREEFEKEVTSGFTMDWSLNPVWEPKKMVILCSKVDHALMELLWRWKRGDLEADIAMVISNHPDLRESVEHFVPFHYVPVGPTLRDKVAAEDRIIELMGEVDILVLARYMQILTPDFVARFSNQIINIHHSFLPAFVGADPYRRAFERGVKLIGATAHYVTKELDEGPIIEQDVIRVTHSHDVDALKSLGADIERHVLARAVKWHLEDRVIVDGNKTIVFRR from the coding sequence ATGACCGAATCCAAGGAAAGCACGGTTCGACTGCTTATCACCTGCCCGGACCAGCCGGGAATTGTTGCCTCTGTCAGCCGGTTTCTGCACCGCAAAGGGGCCAATATCATTCATTCCGACCAGCACTCCACTGACCCGGAAGGCGGTCGATTTTTCATGCGCAACGAATTTTATTTGCCCGGCCTCGACCTTGAGGGGCTGGACGGCCTTCGCGAGGAGTTCGAGAAGGAAGTTACCAGCGGTTTCACCATGGACTGGTCGTTGAACCCGGTCTGGGAGCCGAAGAAGATGGTTATCCTCTGCTCCAAAGTCGATCACGCCCTGATGGAGCTGCTGTGGCGATGGAAGCGCGGTGATCTGGAGGCGGATATCGCCATGGTCATTTCCAACCATCCCGACCTGCGCGAGTCGGTGGAGCACTTCGTTCCCTTCCACTATGTTCCGGTCGGCCCGACACTGCGGGACAAGGTCGCAGCCGAGGACCGTATCATCGAGCTGATGGGAGAAGTCGATATTCTCGTGCTTGCCCGTTACATGCAGATTCTGACGCCGGACTTTGTGGCGCGTTTCTCCAATCAGATCATCAACATCCACCATTCGTTCCTGCCCGCATTTGTCGGGGCCGATCCCTACAGGCGTGCCTTTGAACGGGGCGTAAAGCTCATCGGTGCCACGGCGCACTACGTGACCAAGGAACTGGATGAGGGGCCGATCATCGAGCAGGACGTTATTCGGGTCACCCATTCCCATGATGTCGATGCGCTCAAGAGCCTTGGTGCCGACATCGAGCGCCACGTGCTGGCGCGGGCAGTGAAGTGGCATCTGGAAGACAGGGTCATCGTGGATGGCAACAAGACCATTGTCTTTCGTCGATAG
- a CDS encoding DHH family phosphoesterase: MALFKQLDDQVEHLLSLFSKEDNWLIVINADPDALGSALALRRIMARKVNEAAIAQINEVKRPDNLSMIRYCRIPTRKLIPNLAAQYDKFALVDSQPHHNPEFQDLEFDVIIDHHPLSQDALPQADFVDVRPQYGSVCTMMTEYLYNMKIRPAKLLATALMYGIRCDTRTFERKFIDADMAAFKYLSKFSDSKLMNRISRSEFHLDWMRYFSRAFYNLRRIGQGLFAHCGGVENPDILVIVADFFTRVHNVPWVVVSGTSEDKLVCILRGDGLRRDMGTMAQKLMNGLGSAGGHKQAARAEVSLEELEGEDPEIFLLKRFGKGGKKTISRI, from the coding sequence GTGGCACTGTTCAAACAGCTTGATGACCAGGTAGAGCATCTGCTCTCACTGTTCAGTAAAGAGGACAACTGGCTCATCGTCATCAATGCCGACCCCGATGCACTCGGTTCGGCACTGGCGTTACGTCGTATCATGGCCCGCAAGGTCAATGAAGCGGCCATTGCCCAGATCAACGAAGTCAAGCGGCCGGACAACCTGTCCATGATCCGGTACTGCCGTATTCCGACCCGGAAACTCATTCCCAACCTGGCGGCCCAGTACGACAAGTTCGCGCTGGTGGATTCACAACCGCATCACAACCCCGAATTTCAGGACCTGGAATTCGACGTGATCATCGACCATCATCCCCTTTCCCAGGACGCACTGCCTCAGGCCGACTTTGTCGATGTGCGCCCCCAGTACGGATCGGTTTGCACGATGATGACCGAGTACCTCTACAACATGAAAATCCGTCCGGCAAAGCTGCTGGCCACGGCACTCATGTATGGTATTCGGTGCGACACCCGCACCTTTGAGCGCAAGTTCATTGATGCGGACATGGCCGCGTTCAAGTATCTGTCGAAATTCTCGGACTCCAAGCTGATGAACCGCATCAGCCGAAGCGAGTTCCACCTCGACTGGATGCGCTATTTTTCCCGCGCCTTCTACAACCTGCGCCGGATCGGCCAGGGACTGTTCGCCCACTGCGGTGGCGTGGAAAACCCCGACATCCTTGTCATTGTTGCCGACTTCTTCACCCGGGTACACAATGTACCGTGGGTCGTGGTTTCCGGCACGTCAGAGGATAAGCTCGTCTGTATCCTGCGCGGTGACGGACTGCGTCGCGACATGGGCACCATGGCCCAGAAGCTGATGAATGGACTGGGGAGCGCCGGCGGACACAAGCAGGCGGCCCGGGCCGAAGTCTCCCTTGAAGAACTGGAAGGGGAAGATCCCGAGATTTTCCTGCTCAAGCGGTTCGGCAAGGGCGGAAAGAAGACCATCAGCCGCATCTGA
- a CDS encoding bifunctional adenosylcobinamide kinase/adenosylcobinamide-phosphate guanylyltransferase codes for MITFVLGGNKSGKSDFALNLLAECEEPGLFIATGKARDLEFREQIKRHRQTRSETIEVAEVSEDLPRMLRKASLTVRPLLVDSLDYWLFSCREAGCEEEKIQELIDVLEDWKDTDLILVSCETGLGPLPAGSGVRAFIRSLGALNQRVARIADQAFLVTAGLPLTLKQG; via the coding sequence ATGATCACATTTGTCCTTGGCGGCAACAAATCAGGCAAATCTGATTTCGCACTGAATCTGCTGGCCGAATGCGAAGAACCGGGGTTGTTCATTGCCACGGGAAAAGCGCGTGACCTGGAGTTTCGCGAACAGATCAAACGCCACCGACAAACTCGCTCCGAAACGATTGAAGTTGCTGAAGTTTCCGAGGACTTGCCTCGTATGCTGAGAAAGGCTAGTCTGACAGTTCGGCCCTTGCTGGTCGACAGTTTGGATTATTGGCTCTTTTCCTGCCGCGAGGCGGGATGTGAAGAGGAAAAGATTCAAGAATTAATAGATGTTCTTGAAGATTGGAAGGATACGGACTTGATCCTGGTTTCGTGTGAAACCGGGCTCGGGCCACTCCCAGCAGGGAGTGGGGTTCGTGCATTCATACGGAGTCTCGGCGCGCTGAACCAACGCGTTGCCCGAATTGCCGACCAGGCGTTTCTGGTCACGGCAGGACTACCGTTAACCCTGAAACAGGGATAG
- a CDS encoding zinc-ribbon domain-containing protein, which produces MITCTKCGTRNDDEARSCRKCSKKLQSSRQPYVPQEPVQPPLSRFTPQGLPPDQWRSFRRLLEAWAYLAVLIAVGAGCVYYETWWPLYPAVAVLALLLRFRRI; this is translated from the coding sequence GTGATTACTTGCACCAAATGTGGAACGCGCAATGATGACGAGGCCCGCTCCTGCCGCAAATGCAGCAAGAAGCTCCAGTCCTCCCGTCAGCCGTATGTTCCCCAGGAACCCGTCCAGCCGCCACTTTCCCGGTTTACACCGCAGGGATTGCCGCCAGATCAGTGGCGTTCGTTCAGGCGCTTGCTGGAGGCTTGGGCCTACCTGGCCGTGCTCATCGCCGTGGGAGCCGGGTGCGTCTATTATGAAACATGGTGGCCGCTGTATCCTGCGGTGGCCGTGCTCGCCCTTTTGCTGCGATTCCGTCGTATCTAG
- a CDS encoding DNA-binding protein, whose translation MNFEKEIKEQGYRRYRGAVDRSVYEYFNCDWSWKAIWYLKKGHYQCCGCKEKCETSDPDGFQLFLDLGE comes from the coding sequence ATGAACTTTGAGAAAGAAATAAAAGAACAGGGCTACAGACGCTATCGTGGCGCTGTGGATCGATCCGTATACGAGTATTTCAACTGTGACTGGTCGTGGAAAGCCATATGGTACCTGAAAAAGGGCCACTATCAGTGCTGTGGATGCAAGGAGAAATGCGAAACGTCAGATCCTGACGGATTTCAGTTGTTTCTCGACCTTGGAGAATAA
- a CDS encoding glycosyltransferase: MTLPQISLVTYTYNDTSLTRELIRHTVDFTIQPYEIIVVDDGSNTPFHMDDAPENLRIIRFERNQGIVKAKATGMSMASGEYLLSIDCDMRLRADWLERCLPVVKDQSVGMVGGAVENRSGDNLVSRYLHHFGDNHNHGHAGMVDFIPGCAFLMRQEVWDHSGGFLGHTDQIGEDDYLCTRLKRLGYQLYSDGSAKAWQVRQISRTMLCRRMWRRGRVPIHRQALGAAKKNGMHGLMDCLSRSLVLPMLERVARADRLKEPLFLYLELLHLAHGLLDTINHLEERGQVGALVRADLVASFGALFVETPRILTMLQADMNAMGDGVAFDQNMVQETPWKSLFSFIDRLSENGILAYLETHGVPELIREEMDQVLDPSTRIRRAG, encoded by the coding sequence GTGACACTTCCGCAGATCAGCCTCGTCACCTATACGTACAACGATACGTCACTCACACGGGAACTCATACGACACACCGTCGATTTCACTATCCAGCCGTATGAAATCATCGTGGTTGATGATGGATCGAACACGCCGTTTCATATGGATGACGCCCCGGAGAATCTGCGTATCATCCGGTTTGAGCGCAATCAGGGTATCGTCAAAGCCAAGGCCACCGGAATGTCCATGGCGTCCGGTGAGTACCTGCTGTCCATTGATTGCGACATGCGCTTGCGTGCGGATTGGCTTGAGCGGTGTCTGCCTGTTGTGAAGGATCAATCTGTCGGCATGGTCGGCGGCGCAGTGGAAAATCGCTCCGGCGACAATCTGGTCTCCCGCTATCTGCACCACTTTGGAGACAATCACAACCATGGACATGCCGGGATGGTCGATTTCATTCCGGGCTGTGCATTTTTGATGCGTCAGGAAGTCTGGGATCACTCCGGCGGATTTCTTGGTCACACCGATCAGATTGGCGAAGACGACTACTTGTGCACCCGCCTGAAGCGGCTTGGATACCAATTGTATAGTGATGGCTCGGCCAAAGCGTGGCAGGTGAGGCAGATATCGCGCACCATGTTGTGCCGACGCATGTGGCGGCGCGGACGAGTGCCCATCCACAGACAGGCACTTGGTGCAGCGAAAAAAAATGGGATGCATGGTCTTATGGACTGCTTGTCCAGATCATTGGTACTGCCGATGCTGGAACGGGTTGCAAGGGCTGATCGCCTCAAGGAACCGCTGTTCTTGTATTTGGAGCTGTTGCATCTGGCGCATGGGTTGCTGGATACCATCAATCACCTTGAGGAGCGCGGACAGGTGGGTGCTCTTGTTCGTGCTGATCTCGTTGCTTCCTTTGGCGCTCTGTTTGTCGAGACTCCGCGAATTCTGACCATGTTGCAGGCAGACATGAATGCCATGGGTGACGGCGTGGCCTTTGATCAGAACATGGTGCAGGAAACCCCTTGGAAATCGCTGTTTTCGTTCATTGACCGACTCAGCGAGAACGGGATACTTGCGTATCTCGAAACCCACGGCGTGCCTGAGTTGATTCGCGAGGAAATGGATCAGGTGCTCGATCCTTCCACCCGCATCCGTCGAGCCGGATAG
- the cbiR gene encoding cobamide remodeling phosphodiesterase CbiR produces the protein MTKHSDSTAHHGQENSALKRRNTATSVRKNRTGGFPFAIAAPSFVIPANAADNSRFLADHFDEVGILFFETEACLRYTDEDLPAELAHLPISWHVHLPLDLPWERGLDIVWDKLLCLMEKVAFLKPHSFVLHPPGQAGLLKSLATRLRQTGIDPACLLLENVEETDLAACWEEAREAGYSTCLDLGHILAYDQHHVLELDELWETVKMLHIYAPVPGSGKHTGLGHLDATGQGLLRDMLAAFKGETVVLEVFNEKEIFQSLQLIQEWMTQWSEEA, from the coding sequence ATGACAAAGCATTCGGATTCCACGGCCCACCACGGGCAGGAAAATTCTGCATTGAAGCGACGTAATACCGCCACCTCTGTCCGAAAAAACCGGACAGGTGGTTTTCCCTTTGCTATTGCCGCGCCATCCTTTGTCATTCCTGCCAATGCGGCCGATAACAGCCGGTTCCTTGCCGACCACTTTGACGAGGTGGGAATCCTGTTTTTCGAGACAGAAGCCTGCCTGCGATATACGGATGAGGACCTGCCTGCCGAGCTTGCCCATCTTCCGATATCGTGGCATGTCCATCTGCCCCTCGACCTGCCGTGGGAGCGCGGCTTGGATATTGTCTGGGACAAATTGCTGTGTTTGATGGAGAAAGTCGCTTTTCTGAAGCCGCATTCCTTTGTTCTCCACCCGCCCGGACAAGCAGGATTGCTCAAGTCTCTGGCGACACGACTGCGTCAAACCGGCATTGATCCCGCTTGCTTACTGCTTGAAAATGTTGAAGAAACCGACCTTGCAGCCTGCTGGGAAGAAGCGCGTGAGGCCGGGTATTCCACCTGTCTCGATCTGGGACATATTCTGGCATATGACCAACATCACGTGCTGGAGCTTGACGAATTGTGGGAAACAGTCAAAATGCTGCACATCTACGCACCGGTTCCCGGCAGTGGCAAACATACCGGCCTCGGCCATCTTGATGCTACGGGCCAAGGACTGCTGCGAGACATGCTTGCGGCATTCAAGGGTGAAACCGTCGTGCTGGAAGTGTTCAACGAAAAAGAGATATTTCAATCGTTGCAGTTGATACAGGAATGGATGACCCAATGGAGTGAAGAGGCATGA
- a CDS encoding D-sedoheptulose 7-phosphate isomerase: MSEAALKKVMDHAKAGLLARKTFFETKGELVVEIARAMAVCLANGGKIMFCGNGGSAADSQHLAAEFTNRFKLERPPLPGLALTTDTSALTAIGNDYSFDEVFSKQLQALGRPGDMLVGLSTSGTSSNVIRAMREAKRNEIITVGLSGQTGGEMASVSDFLVTVPSGDTPVIQEIHIAAAHMMCHLVDHFLFEAVAELTPFLPQEG, encoded by the coding sequence ATGTCTGAAGCTGCGCTCAAAAAAGTCATGGACCACGCCAAAGCCGGACTGCTGGCTCGAAAAACCTTTTTCGAGACCAAAGGGGAACTGGTCGTCGAGATAGCCAGAGCCATGGCCGTCTGCCTGGCTAACGGCGGCAAGATCATGTTTTGCGGCAATGGCGGCAGTGCAGCCGACAGCCAACATCTGGCTGCCGAGTTCACCAACCGCTTCAAGCTGGAGCGCCCGCCCCTTCCCGGTCTGGCACTGACCACCGACACATCCGCCCTCACCGCCATCGGCAACGATTACAGCTTTGACGAAGTGTTCTCCAAGCAGTTGCAGGCCCTCGGCAGGCCGGGCGACATGCTCGTGGGGCTTTCCACTTCCGGCACCAGCTCCAACGTCATCCGCGCCATGCGTGAAGCAAAGCGAAACGAGATCATCACCGTGGGCCTGTCCGGCCAGACTGGTGGTGAAATGGCGTCGGTTTCCGACTTTCTGGTGACCGTGCCCTCCGGCGATACGCCCGTGATTCAGGAAATCCACATCGCAGCAGCACACATGATGTGTCATCTGGTGGATCACTTCCTGTTCGAGGCGGTTGCAGAGCTGACGCCCTTCCTACCCCAGGAAGGATAA
- the polA gene encoding DNA polymerase I, whose product MSIKERLNFDQDPVYLIDGTALLYRAFYARADLSRSDGFPTNAINTVMRVLMNLIRDEKPSHVAFLMDGKGKTFRNDLYEEYKANRPAMPEPLAQQIEPVQQGVELLGLKLMVSDGVEADDCICALAQKYKAERPVIILASDKDLKQCLDDNVVMVSQHGRKETIYTLEGFREKEGMEPTTWPDFQALIGDSADNIPGIPKVGPVTARKIFAETGPTLEDLRENYTRLPEKLREKVEPELDNVFTYRELTRMKADCCDVPLDDFALNPVDADALLAFLEEYELRSLKRIVPAPTSKVTAAPSTKKAGKPATADGMLSLFGDAAPAPKKDTAPLEATETDMVGDLPSLAGEDIGLTFEDGAFYIGFEGKEYRYTGPIPDLIRALEHTSIIATPSLQELLRLDEGWDYILSSQWFDLSLAAYLLDPEARNYSWDRLRQSIFQDGRSEFADAAESLHPQAKGTAALAYMRGIENQIRQAHLGKLMGDLEQPLIPALVSMEKAGIGVDLDAFKDFLDDVAGQLSALTRSIIKHAGEEFNIRSSQQLASVLFDKLEIKAGAKTSTGQRSTANQVLEKIRDAHPIVEDILEYRMLEKLRSTYLEPLPKLVDDASRLHTHFNQLATATGRLSSSKPNLQNIPIRGKYGPRMRSCFTATQGNLLAAADYSQIELRVLAHFSKDPELLDAFRNDEDIHTRTAALIMDKTADEVQDDERRNAKTINFGLIYGMGVQKLARELKIKQTEAKEFTERYFEKLATLKKYYESVVKDAEEHGFVTTLAGRRRLLPELHSRNNMQASEARRQAVNTVIQGTAADIIKMAMVAAHKDKKLKELGARIILQVHDELIIEAPEATIVEAGKRLMEIMQGAADLDVPLKVDMGIGKNWAEAH is encoded by the coding sequence ATGTCCATAAAAGAACGTCTCAATTTCGACCAAGACCCCGTCTACCTCATCGACGGCACCGCCCTGCTCTACCGCGCGTTTTACGCCCGTGCCGACCTCTCGCGCTCGGACGGATTCCCGACCAATGCCATCAATACGGTCATGCGGGTGCTCATGAACCTGATCCGCGATGAAAAGCCCAGCCATGTGGCTTTCCTGATGGATGGCAAGGGCAAGACGTTCCGCAACGATCTGTATGAAGAGTACAAGGCCAACCGCCCTGCCATGCCGGAACCGCTGGCCCAGCAGATCGAACCGGTGCAGCAGGGAGTCGAACTGCTCGGCCTCAAGCTGATGGTCTCGGACGGTGTCGAGGCGGATGACTGCATCTGCGCACTGGCTCAAAAATACAAGGCAGAACGCCCGGTTATTATTCTGGCCTCGGACAAGGACCTCAAGCAGTGCCTTGACGATAATGTGGTCATGGTCAGCCAGCACGGGCGCAAGGAAACCATCTACACGCTGGAAGGCTTCCGTGAAAAGGAAGGGATGGAACCCACAACATGGCCTGACTTTCAGGCGCTTATCGGCGACTCCGCGGATAACATCCCCGGCATCCCCAAAGTCGGCCCGGTCACAGCCCGCAAAATTTTTGCCGAGACCGGCCCCACCCTTGAAGACCTGCGGGAAAACTACACCCGCCTGCCGGAGAAATTGCGCGAAAAGGTGGAACCGGAACTGGACAATGTATTCACCTATCGTGAATTGACCCGCATGAAGGCCGACTGCTGCGACGTTCCTCTGGATGATTTTGCTCTGAATCCGGTAGATGCCGATGCACTGCTCGCGTTTCTGGAAGAGTATGAACTGCGCAGTCTCAAGCGCATCGTTCCGGCGCCGACCTCCAAGGTCACAGCGGCTCCTTCCACTAAGAAGGCAGGCAAACCCGCCACAGCCGACGGCATGCTTTCGCTGTTCGGCGATGCAGCCCCTGCTCCCAAAAAAGACACTGCTCCTCTGGAAGCCACGGAAACGGATATGGTCGGCGACCTGCCGTCACTGGCCGGAGAAGACATTGGACTGACATTCGAGGACGGCGCATTCTACATCGGGTTTGAAGGCAAAGAATACCGCTATACCGGCCCGATTCCGGATTTGATCCGTGCGCTGGAGCACACATCGATCATCGCGACTCCTTCCTTGCAGGAACTCCTTCGACTGGACGAGGGGTGGGACTACATCCTCTCTTCACAGTGGTTTGATCTTTCCCTTGCCGCGTACCTGCTCGACCCGGAAGCACGTAACTACTCCTGGGATCGCCTGCGCCAATCCATCTTTCAGGATGGCCGCTCTGAATTTGCCGACGCTGCCGAGAGCTTACATCCGCAGGCCAAAGGCACGGCTGCTCTGGCCTACATGCGCGGCATAGAGAACCAGATCAGGCAGGCCCATCTGGGCAAGCTCATGGGCGATCTGGAGCAACCGCTCATCCCGGCGTTGGTCTCCATGGAGAAGGCGGGCATCGGCGTTGATCTGGATGCGTTCAAGGATTTTCTGGACGATGTGGCCGGTCAGCTTTCCGCCCTGACCCGCTCCATCATCAAGCACGCAGGCGAGGAATTCAACATCCGCTCCAGCCAGCAATTGGCCTCGGTTCTTTTCGACAAGCTGGAGATCAAGGCCGGAGCCAAGACCTCCACAGGCCAACGCTCCACCGCCAACCAGGTTCTGGAAAAGATTCGCGACGCCCATCCCATCGTGGAGGATATCCTCGAATATCGGATGCTGGAAAAGCTCCGCTCAACCTATCTGGAACCGCTGCCGAAACTGGTGGATGATGCCTCCAGGCTGCACACCCATTTCAACCAGTTGGCAACGGCCACAGGACGCCTCTCAAGTTCCAAGCCCAACCTGCAGAATATTCCCATCCGTGGAAAGTACGGGCCGCGCATGCGCTCATGCTTCACGGCCACCCAAGGGAATCTGCTGGCTGCCGCCGATTATTCCCAGATCGAACTGCGCGTACTCGCCCATTTCTCCAAGGACCCGGAACTTCTGGATGCGTTCCGCAACGACGAAGACATCCACACCCGTACCGCGGCCCTGATCATGGACAAAACCGCTGACGAAGTGCAGGACGACGAGCGTCGCAACGCCAAGACCATCAACTTCGGTCTGATCTACGGCATGGGCGTGCAGAAACTGGCCCGCGAACTCAAGATCAAGCAGACCGAAGCCAAGGAATTCACCGAACGCTACTTCGAGAAACTCGCTACCCTCAAAAAATACTACGAGAGTGTCGTCAAGGATGCCGAAGAGCACGGTTTCGTAACCACCCTTGCCGGACGCCGCCGACTGTTGCCGGAGCTGCACTCCCGCAACAACATGCAGGCCAGCGAAGCACGCAGGCAGGCCGTGAACACGGTCATTCAGGGCACCGCTGCCGATATCATCAAGATGGCCATGGTCGCCGCGCACAAGGACAAGAAGCTGAAGGAACTGGGCGCACGCATCATCCTTCAGGTGCATGATGAATTGATCATCGAAGCCCCCGAAGCAACGATCGTAGAAGCCGGCAAACGACTGATGGAGATCATGCAGGGTGCTGCCGACCTGGATGTCCCACTCAAGGTGGACATGGGAATCGGCAAGAACTGGGCCGAAGCGCACTAG